Proteins from a single region of Oryza brachyantha chromosome 6, ObraRS2, whole genome shotgun sequence:
- the LOC107304508 gene encoding uncharacterized RNA-binding protein C17H9.04c-like isoform X2, translated as MNIQRKPGDWNCKSCEHLNFSRRDYCQRCHTPRQDLQFGNGHVTGGVLTSLDVRPGDWYCNCGYHNFASRASCFKCGAIVKDLPAGQGGGIADGDFARAALDSSAVRAGWKSGDWICARPGCNVHNFASRIECYRCNAPREAGNGK; from the exons ATGAACATCCAGAGGAAGCCAGGAGACTGGAACTGCAAATCGTGCGAGCACCTCAACTTCAGCCGCCGGGACTACTGCCAGCGCTGCCATACCCCGCGCCAGGACCTGCAGTTTGGCAATGGCCATGTCACAGGTGGTGTGCTGACCTCCTTGGACGTTCGCCCGGGCGACTGGTACTGCAACTGCGGCTATCACAACTTTGCTAGCCGAGCAAGCTGCTTCAAATGTGGCGCCATTGTGAAGGACCTTCCAGCAGGCCAAGGTGGTGGCATCGCCGACGGAGACTTTGCTCGTGCTGCTCTGGACAGCAGCGCAGTTCGTGCTGGGTGGAAATCAGGCGACTGGATATGCGCAAG gccTGGCTGCAATGTACACAATTTTGCAAGTAGGATTGAGTGCTATAGGTGCAATGCACCTAGGGAAGCAG GTAATGGGAAGTAA
- the LOC107304508 gene encoding uncharacterized RNA-binding protein C17H9.04c-like isoform X1, which translates to MNIQRKPGDWNCKSCEHLNFSRRDYCQRCHTPRQDLQFGNGHVTGGVLTSLDVRPGDWYCNCGYHNFASRASCFKCGAIVKDLPAGQGGGIADGDFARAALDSSAVRAGWKSGDWICARPGCNVHNFASRIECYRCNAPREAAGNGK; encoded by the exons ATGAACATCCAGAGGAAGCCAGGAGACTGGAACTGCAAATCGTGCGAGCACCTCAACTTCAGCCGCCGGGACTACTGCCAGCGCTGCCATACCCCGCGCCAGGACCTGCAGTTTGGCAATGGCCATGTCACAGGTGGTGTGCTGACCTCCTTGGACGTTCGCCCGGGCGACTGGTACTGCAACTGCGGCTATCACAACTTTGCTAGCCGAGCAAGCTGCTTCAAATGTGGCGCCATTGTGAAGGACCTTCCAGCAGGCCAAGGTGGTGGCATCGCCGACGGAGACTTTGCTCGTGCTGCTCTGGACAGCAGCGCAGTTCGTGCTGGGTGGAAATCAGGCGACTGGATATGCGCAAG gccTGGCTGCAATGTACACAATTTTGCAAGTAGGATTGAGTGCTATAGGTGCAATGCACCTAGGGAAGCAG CAGGTAATGGGAAGTAA
- the LOC102699964 gene encoding early nodulin-93-like, with product MAGHGWTDGRSKQTTDDATRSMANTVTRAHLDQKLALAKRCSKEANIAGVKAAAVATIASAVPTLASVRMLPWAKANINPTGQALIICTAAGMAYFVAADKKILSLARRHSFENAPEHLKNTSFQCAGRPHPAFFRP from the exons ATGGCCGGCCATGGATGGACGGATGGACGGAGCAAGCAGACGACGGACGATGCCACAC GATCAATGGCGAATACGGTGACTCGTGCTCACCTGGACCAGAAGCTTGCCCTCGCCAAGCGCTGCTCGAAGG AGGCGAACATTGCTGGGGTGAAGGCGGCAGCGGTTGCGACCATCGCCTCTGCTGTTCCAACC CTGGCGAGCGTGAGGATGCTGCCATGGGCGAAGGCGAACATCAATCCGACGGGGCAGGCGCTGATCATCTGCACGGCGGCCGGGATGGCCtacttcgtcgccgccgacaaGAAGATCCTCTCGCTGGCGAGGAGGCACTCGTTCGAGAACGCGCCGGAGCACCTCAAGAACACCTCCTTCCAGTGCGCCGGCCGCCCTCACCCTGCCTTCTTCAGGCCATGA
- the LOC107304461 gene encoding early nodulin-93-like gives MSDKVTSSSHLEHKVAMAKQSSHEAAIAGLKAAAVTAVCTAIPTFASVRLSKWARASLGNPVAKTVIITYAAGMAYFIAGEKKVVELSRKNTQHLN, from the exons atGTCTGACAAGGTTACGAGTTCTTCGCACCTCGAGCACAAGGTCGCCATGGCCAAGCAGAGCTCCCATG AGGCGGCCATTGCCGGGCTGAAAGCAGCAGCCGTCACTGCCGTCTGCACCGCCATCCCCACC TTTGCCAGTGTTCGGCTGTCCAAATGGGCGAGGGCCAGCCTGGGCAACCCAGTCGCCAAGACAGTCATCATCACCTACG CTGCTGGCATGGCCTACTTCATCGCCGGGGAGAAGAAGGTGGTGGAGCTGTCCAGGAAGAACACCCAGCACCTTAACTAA